One window of Solwaraspora sp. WMMA2056 genomic DNA carries:
- a CDS encoding CehA/McbA family metallohydrolase, with protein sequence MSGSHPHHCHHPIDDYQPDQVPYGQIDPAGHAAGGLGRRSMLAAAGGMLMLAAVPGTARAATAMTAVTPAVTAPGASRASRISQGTTLVHADLHNHTVMSDGDGSADQAFASMREAGLDVAALTDHATMFAISGLSQSEWNTTGNLANAADDPGQFTAIRGFEWSHPLQGHINVWNTSDFADLLRAGSPGSLYRWLTGRPGGLASFNHPGREIGRFDNFSYEAAARPQLVGLEMFNRTDDYLFEGWSSRTTSPLVACLNAGWRPGLTGVTDEHGTTWGFHEGKGRSGLWVTENTRAAVFEAMAARRCFATRVSGLRLDATANGVRMGGVIGLTAGDVRFRVDLDRGAVWDGKPLRIQVLRPGTSAPTVVDVVDTVSGSVADFTVPLDAADGDWIVLRVSDPELANPTPGPAGHPCNDFGVAYSSPWWLQP encoded by the coding sequence ATGAGTGGATCGCACCCCCACCACTGCCATCACCCGATCGACGACTACCAGCCCGACCAGGTCCCGTACGGCCAGATCGACCCCGCCGGGCACGCGGCCGGCGGCCTCGGGCGTCGGTCCATGCTGGCCGCCGCCGGCGGCATGCTGATGCTCGCCGCCGTCCCCGGCACCGCGCGGGCCGCCACCGCCATGACCGCCGTCACACCGGCCGTGACCGCACCCGGCGCGTCCCGCGCGTCCCGGATCAGCCAGGGCACCACTCTGGTCCACGCCGACCTGCACAACCACACCGTCATGTCCGACGGGGACGGCAGCGCCGACCAGGCGTTCGCCTCGATGCGCGAAGCCGGACTCGACGTCGCCGCGCTCACCGACCACGCCACGATGTTCGCCATCAGCGGGCTCAGCCAGTCGGAGTGGAACACCACCGGCAACCTCGCCAACGCCGCCGACGACCCCGGTCAGTTCACCGCGATCCGTGGCTTCGAGTGGTCGCACCCGCTGCAGGGCCACATCAACGTGTGGAACACCTCGGACTTCGCCGACCTGCTGCGGGCCGGCAGCCCCGGCAGCCTCTACCGGTGGCTGACCGGCCGGCCCGGTGGCCTGGCCAGCTTCAACCACCCAGGGCGGGAGATCGGCCGGTTCGACAACTTCTCGTACGAGGCGGCGGCCCGCCCGCAACTCGTCGGCCTGGAAATGTTCAACCGGACCGACGACTACCTGTTCGAAGGCTGGTCGTCCCGGACGACCTCACCGCTGGTGGCCTGCCTCAACGCCGGCTGGCGACCCGGTCTGACCGGGGTCACCGACGAGCACGGCACCACCTGGGGGTTCCACGAAGGCAAGGGTCGCAGCGGACTCTGGGTCACCGAGAACACCCGCGCGGCGGTGTTCGAGGCGATGGCGGCCCGCCGCTGCTTCGCCACCCGGGTCTCCGGCCTGCGCCTGGACGCGACCGCGAACGGCGTACGGATGGGCGGAGTCATCGGGCTGACCGCCGGTGACGTCCGGTTCCGGGTTGACCTGGACCGAGGTGCGGTCTGGGACGGCAAGCCGCTGCGGATCCAGGTCCTGCGCCCCGGTACGTCGGCCCCCACCGTCGTCGACGTCGTCGACACCGTCTCCGGGTCGGTCGCCGACTTCACCGTGCCGCTCGACGCCGCCGACGGCGACTGGATCGTGCTGCGGGTCTCCGACCCGGAGCTGGCCAACCCGACGCCCGGCCCGGCCGGGCACCCGTGCAACGACTTCGGGGTGGCGTACAGCAGTCCATGGTGGCTGCAACCCTGA
- a CDS encoding type II toxin-antitoxin system VapC family toxin — MTGEPAGRGLIDTNIVVHLAVLDPDCLPAELVISAVTLAELSAGPHHTDDPNERARRLNVLQHVEAAFDPLPFDAEAARAYGMIRAAVLGAGRKPRRRLTDLMIASVAVVNRLPLYTTNPDDFIGLTNLVDVRSVPRP; from the coding sequence GTGACTGGTGAACCGGCCGGTCGTGGCCTGATCGACACCAACATCGTCGTGCACCTGGCAGTGCTCGACCCCGACTGCCTGCCGGCCGAACTCGTCATCAGCGCGGTCACCCTTGCGGAGTTGTCAGCTGGCCCGCACCACACCGACGACCCCAATGAACGTGCTCGACGGCTCAACGTTCTGCAACACGTCGAGGCCGCCTTCGACCCGTTGCCGTTCGACGCGGAGGCTGCCCGAGCGTACGGGATGATCCGTGCGGCCGTGCTCGGTGCCGGCCGTAAGCCACGGCGCCGGCTCACCGACCTGATGATCGCCTCGGTGGCGGTAGTCAACAGGCTGCCGCTGTACACCACGAACCCGGACGACTTCATCGGTCTGACCAACCTGGTCGACGTGCGGTCGGTCCCGCGTCCCTGA
- a CDS encoding type II toxin-antitoxin system prevent-host-death family antitoxin, whose product MAEPLPREITQRELRNESGAIMRGVERGESYVITRNGTPIARLIPLRRRTFVPRAEAIAAFATAPVLDVERLRADLDDAVDQDPFDRDW is encoded by the coding sequence ATGGCCGAACCGCTGCCGAGAGAGATCACCCAGCGCGAGCTGCGCAACGAGTCCGGTGCGATCATGCGTGGTGTCGAGCGCGGCGAGTCGTACGTCATCACCCGCAACGGCACCCCGATCGCCCGGCTCATCCCACTCCGGCGACGGACGTTCGTCCCACGGGCTGAGGCGATCGCGGCGTTCGCTACCGCCCCGGTGCTCGACGTCGAGCGGCTCCGAGCCGACCTCGACGACGCGGTCGATCAGGATCCGTTCGATCGTGACTGGTGA
- a CDS encoding NADP-dependent oxidoreductase, whose amino-acid sequence MWAAVFRRYGGPEVLEWGQVDTPDAGPGEVRVRVRAAGVQPIDCAVRAGFTPVWLKSRLPAVPGNEFAGVVDQVGADVTGIAVGDEVLGFGFMNAAAEFVVVPADQVTAKPAGMTWEVAGGFSGAAQTAHIALEIIRPVAGETLLVHGAAGAVGAVAVQLAVDAEARVVGTASAANRDYLRSLGAVPVDYRLGLTEQLRTLLPDGADAVLDGAGGAALDLSLDLCADRSRILTLVDHDRAAELGIRTTENLRSADRLAALAARYATGDLRFLIRRAYPMAQAADAHREVERRHGRGKVVLVA is encoded by the coding sequence ATGTGGGCTGCGGTTTTCCGTCGGTACGGCGGGCCGGAGGTGCTGGAATGGGGGCAGGTCGACACCCCGGACGCGGGGCCCGGCGAGGTCCGGGTCCGCGTACGGGCGGCCGGCGTGCAACCCATCGACTGCGCGGTACGGGCCGGGTTCACCCCCGTCTGGCTGAAGTCGAGACTGCCCGCCGTGCCGGGCAACGAGTTCGCCGGAGTGGTCGACCAGGTCGGCGCCGACGTCACCGGGATCGCCGTCGGCGACGAGGTGCTCGGCTTCGGCTTCATGAACGCGGCGGCGGAGTTCGTCGTCGTACCCGCCGACCAGGTGACCGCCAAACCGGCCGGGATGACGTGGGAGGTCGCCGGTGGCTTCAGCGGCGCAGCCCAGACCGCGCACATCGCCCTCGAGATCATCCGCCCCGTGGCCGGTGAGACCCTGCTGGTGCACGGCGCGGCCGGTGCCGTCGGCGCGGTCGCGGTGCAGCTCGCCGTCGACGCGGAAGCCCGCGTCGTGGGCACGGCCAGTGCCGCCAACCGGGACTACCTGCGGTCCCTCGGCGCGGTGCCGGTCGACTACCGGCTAGGGCTGACCGAACAGCTCCGTACGCTGCTGCCCGACGGTGCCGACGCGGTGCTCGACGGTGCCGGCGGCGCGGCCCTGGACCTGTCGCTCGACCTGTGCGCCGACCGGTCCCGGATCCTCACCCTGGTCGACCACGACCGCGCCGCCGAACTCGGCATCCGGACCACCGAGAACCTGAGATCGGCCGACCGCCTGGCCGCGCTGGCCGCCCGCTACGCCACCGGTGATCTGCGTTTCCTGATCCGCCGTGCCTATCCGATGGCGCAGGCCGCCGACGCCCACCGCGAGGTGGAAAGGCGTCACGGCCGTGGCAAGGTGGTGCTGGTCGCGTGA
- a CDS encoding NADAR family protein produces the protein MLAQVRDVADRMAAGHRVRFLFFWGHQPEADGSVGAGCLSQWSPIGFTVDGVGFATAEHYMMWRKAILFDDRAMAQRILAAPHPRAAKVLGGRVAGFDQRTWNAHRVPIVVAGNLAKFSQHPDLGAYLLGTGERVLVEASPMDRIWGIGLTRDDPAAADPTRWRGLNLLGFALMQVRDTLREQAGG, from the coding sequence ATGTTGGCACAGGTGCGGGACGTCGCCGACCGGATGGCCGCCGGTCACCGGGTCAGGTTCCTGTTCTTCTGGGGTCATCAGCCGGAGGCCGACGGCAGCGTCGGCGCGGGCTGCCTCAGCCAGTGGTCGCCGATCGGGTTCACCGTCGACGGGGTCGGGTTCGCCACCGCCGAGCACTACATGATGTGGCGTAAGGCGATTCTGTTCGACGACCGGGCCATGGCGCAGCGGATTCTCGCCGCACCCCACCCGCGCGCCGCGAAGGTGCTCGGCGGCCGGGTCGCCGGCTTCGACCAGCGCACCTGGAACGCCCACCGGGTACCGATCGTGGTCGCCGGCAACCTGGCCAAGTTCAGCCAGCACCCCGACCTGGGCGCGTACCTGCTCGGCACCGGGGAGCGGGTCCTGGTCGAGGCCAGCCCGATGGACCGGATCTGGGGCATCGGGCTGACCCGCGACGACCCGGCCGCCGCCGATCCCACCCGGTGGCGTGGGCTCAACCTGCTCGGCTTCGCCCTCATGCAGGTGCGGGACACTCTGCGGGAGCAGGCGGGCGGGTAG
- the rnhA gene encoding ribonuclease HI — translation MTGVAATRVQIWTDGACSGNPGPGGWGALLRYGEAEKELSGGEAAMTTNNRMELTAPIRALAALTRPSTVDLWTDSTYVRNGVMSWMANWKRNGWRTKAGEPVKNEDLWRELDAAVARHHEVVWHWVKGHAGHVENERADRLAARGQRDALEAAGVPVPPVPQPRRRTRR, via the coding sequence GTGACGGGGGTGGCGGCGACGCGGGTGCAGATCTGGACCGACGGCGCGTGCAGCGGCAATCCGGGGCCGGGCGGTTGGGGTGCCCTGCTGCGCTACGGCGAAGCCGAGAAGGAACTGTCCGGCGGTGAGGCCGCCATGACGACGAACAACCGGATGGAACTCACCGCCCCCATCCGGGCGCTGGCCGCGCTGACCCGCCCGTCCACCGTCGACCTCTGGACCGACAGCACGTACGTCCGCAACGGTGTCATGTCGTGGATGGCGAACTGGAAACGCAACGGCTGGCGGACCAAGGCCGGCGAGCCGGTCAAGAACGAGGACCTGTGGCGGGAACTCGACGCGGCCGTCGCCCGCCACCACGAGGTCGTCTGGCACTGGGTCAAGGGCCACGCCGGCCACGTGGAGAACGAACGCGCCGACCGGCTCGCGGCGCGTGGTCAGCGGGACGCGCTGGAGGCCGCCGGCGTCCCGGTGCCGCCGGTGCCGCAGCCGCGCCGCCGTACCCGGCGGTGA
- a CDS encoding TetR/AcrR family transcriptional regulator produces the protein MTDKPLRADARRNRAALLATARELFATGAFFDLRFDDFARLAGVGTGTLYRHFPTREALAEAVYREEVATLCARARDLQATLPAAEALTTFLRGMVDYLQAHAGLARTLATLMTTGAAASAGSGTLAEGSRALEQAVTDLVAAAARSGAIRDDVGAGAIMMALHGIGAAHDRDDWRAEADGVVTLLLDGLRRPPSDTTQSPGRP, from the coding sequence ATGACCGACAAGCCGCTGCGCGCCGACGCCCGACGCAACCGCGCAGCCCTGCTCGCCACGGCCCGGGAGCTCTTCGCCACCGGGGCCTTCTTCGACCTGCGCTTCGATGACTTCGCCCGGCTCGCCGGAGTGGGCACCGGCACGCTGTACCGCCACTTCCCCACCCGGGAGGCGCTGGCCGAGGCGGTCTACCGCGAGGAGGTCGCCACGCTGTGCGCCCGCGCCCGCGACCTGCAGGCAACGCTGCCCGCCGCAGAGGCGTTGACGACCTTCCTGCGCGGCATGGTCGACTACCTGCAGGCCCACGCCGGCCTGGCCCGGACCCTGGCCACGCTGATGACCACCGGAGCGGCGGCGAGTGCCGGGTCCGGCACCCTCGCCGAGGGCAGTCGGGCGCTGGAGCAGGCCGTCACCGACCTGGTGGCCGCCGCCGCCCGCAGCGGCGCGATCCGCGACGACGTGGGCGCCGGCGCCATCATGATGGCCCTGCACGGCATCGGCGCGGCCCACGACCGCGACGACTGGCGGGCCGAGGCCGACGGCGTCGTCACCCTCCTCCTGGACGGGCTGCGCCGGCCACCATCGGACACCACCCAGTCACCCGGGCGCCCGTAG
- a CDS encoding MarR family transcriptional regulator, with protein MATTTRTEPLAQLGVLLAGRGAVASARVRDTLAAQGLTMRCVFTLTHLADGPVSQQALVDLLGVDPSALVAVLNELESLGMASRQRDPADRRRHIVTITPQGTAALRSVDSALNSADDDLFAALSPDERDQLERLLAKVADADSCRDKY; from the coding sequence ATGGCAACGACGACGCGCACCGAGCCACTGGCACAGTTGGGCGTGCTCCTCGCCGGTCGCGGCGCGGTCGCCAGTGCCCGCGTCCGTGACACCCTGGCCGCCCAGGGCCTGACCATGCGGTGTGTCTTCACGCTGACCCACCTGGCCGACGGGCCGGTCAGCCAGCAGGCGCTCGTCGACCTTCTCGGCGTCGACCCGAGCGCGCTCGTCGCGGTGCTGAACGAGTTGGAGAGCCTGGGCATGGCCTCCCGGCAGCGTGACCCGGCGGACCGCCGCCGGCACATCGTCACGATCACGCCACAGGGCACCGCGGCGCTGCGGTCCGTCGACTCGGCGCTGAACAGCGCGGACGACGACCTGTTCGCCGCGCTCTCCCCCGACGAGCGAGATCAGCTCGAGCGGCTGCTGGCCAAGGTCGCCGACGCGGACTCCTGCCGCGACAAGTACTGA
- a CDS encoding alpha/beta fold hydrolase: MSTYLLVHGAWHSGAAWQRVVPLLAEAGHRVLTPSLTGYGDKAHLLSPATGLDTHVEDVVRLIKDEDLTDVVLVGHSYAGMVVTSVINEVPERIAQLVYLDAMVPTDGENVVDVIPLTQFLIDQAAQTDAPWRIPPLPERPDTGLFGVTDPADKAWLRTLLSDATVLSFQQRVRLDNPAADRIPRTHIECTVGAPPHRRPVPPVQPNGTPAQRWELATGHDCMVTAPVELSDLLLKLG; the protein is encoded by the coding sequence ATGTCCACCTACCTTCTGGTGCACGGCGCCTGGCACAGCGGTGCAGCCTGGCAGCGGGTGGTCCCGCTGCTGGCCGAAGCCGGACACCGGGTCCTCACTCCGTCACTGACCGGCTACGGCGACAAGGCTCACCTGCTGAGTCCGGCCACGGGTCTCGACACCCACGTCGAGGACGTCGTACGGCTGATCAAGGACGAGGACCTGACCGATGTGGTGCTGGTCGGACACAGCTACGCCGGGATGGTCGTCACCTCGGTGATCAACGAGGTCCCGGAACGGATCGCGCAGCTGGTCTACCTCGACGCCATGGTCCCCACCGACGGCGAGAACGTCGTCGACGTCATTCCGCTGACCCAGTTCCTGATCGACCAGGCCGCCCAGACCGACGCCCCCTGGCGCATCCCACCGCTGCCGGAGCGGCCCGACACCGGGCTGTTCGGCGTGACCGATCCCGCCGACAAGGCGTGGCTGCGCACCCTGCTCTCCGACGCCACAGTCCTCTCCTTCCAGCAGCGGGTCCGATTGGACAACCCGGCGGCGGACCGGATCCCGCGTACGCACATCGAGTGCACCGTCGGCGCCCCGCCGCACCGGCGGCCGGTGCCCCCGGTCCAGCCCAACGGCACCCCCGCCCAGCGGTGGGAACTGGCCACCGGGCACGACTGCATGGTCACCGCGCCCGTCGAGCTTTCCGACCTGCTCCTCAAGCTCGGCTGA